The DNA region TTCGTGTCCTAGGGGGATACCTGCAAATGTTACTCCAGTATCTTCACCGACACGATTTACACTAAAGCTTGGAGTTCTTTCTAATTCTGTTTTTTCTACTTTGATTTTTGATGACATAGTTGCTAATTCATCTACTAGACCTAGCATGTCTTTAGATGTGTCATCAGATCCTGCACTAACTTTAAGTAGTATATCGCCTTCAATCAGTTGAAGATATTGGGCTAATTGTGCTTTGATATCTGCATCTAGTACCATTTTCATTTTACTCCTTAAATTTTACTTCTTAGATTTTACCTACAAGGTCAAGGCTTGGCTTAAGTGTTGCAGCACCTTCTTGCCATTTAGCTGGGCAAACCTCGCCTGGGTTGTTTCGAACATATTGTGATGCCTTAATTTTGTTAACAAGGATGCTTGCATCGCGACCGATATCGTCTGCATTAATTTCAACAGATTGGATAACACCGTCTGGATCGATAATAAATGTACCACGAGCAGCAAGACCTTCTGATTCAATTAACACGTTGAAGTTACTAGAGATTGTACGTGTAGGATCACCGATCATAATGTATTCAATTTTACCGATAGTTTCTGAGCTATCATGCCATGCTTTATGTGTAAAATGAGTATCTGTTGAAACAGAATATACTTCAACTCCTAAATCTTTTAGAGTTGCGTATTGATTTTGTAAATCTTCAAGCTCAGTTGGGCATACGAATGTGAAGTCTGCTGGATAAAAGCAAATGACACTCCACTTACCTTTTAGGTTTTCTTCTGTAACCTCGATAAAATCACCATTATGGTAAGCTGTTGCATTGAACGGTTTTACTTCTGTTCCAATTAGTAACATAATTAAATTCCTCCTAAGTTTGAATTTTTCGAATTATTAATGGCTTACTTAGTACATATAGTAAATTCTTAATTAACTACAATATTTATAGTTAGATATTAATTTTTATTTAATAGTTTTGTTTCATATAGGTAAATACACAACTTTATCAAAAGAAGACTAAAATCTTTGCAGTTTATTATAGCCATAAGCTCTCTTAAACACTTTTAAGAGAAATCACATTTCTTAAGATCGACAATTTTAGTTTTATATTTTATTTTATAACCAAACCAAATACATACAAATAAAATGACACTAATATATGTCGTGAATAAGTCAGCCCATGAAATCTCCATTTTCATAATGCTCTCATATTCTTGCCCCACTATAATAATTATGCATAATATAATTGAAACAATAGGAGCGAAGGGAAACCACTTAGCTTTATAAGGGAGATTACTAATATGTCCTCCTTGTACTATATAAGCTTTGCGAAATCGATAATGACTTAATGCAATACCTATCCAGGCTAGAAAGCCAGAAAGACCAGAAGAGTTTAATAACCACATAAATACTTTTCCTTCACCAAAAAAGGAAGAAAGAAAAGCAAGCATACCTACTAAGGAGGTAACAAGTAAAGCATTGATTGGTACACCATTTTTATTTAATTTCATGAGTGATTTTGGAGCTTTTCCCTCTTTGGCTAAAGACCATAACATTCGAGTAGATGCATACATCCCAGAATTGGCAGCTGATAGAATAGATGTTAATATCACAGCATTCATTACTGACGCAGCAAATACAAGACCAGATTTCTCAAAGACTATTGTAAAAGGACTCATTGAGACATTTTCAATATTGACATTCATTAAATAAGGGTGTGTATATGGAATGAGCAACCCAATTACAAAAATAGAACAAATATAGAAAAGTAAAATTCTCCAAAAGACTTGCTTGATGGCTTTAGGTATATTTTTTTTAGGATCCTTACTCTCTCCAGCTGCAACTCCAATTAACTCTGTTCCTTGAAAAGAAAATCCTGCAATCATAAAAACCGATAGGATACTAAAACCATTAGATGGAAAGGGAGCTTCATCTATGGTGAAATTTTTAAAACCAATAAATTCTCCACCTATAATTCCAATTATGGTAAGTAGTCCTATTAATAAAAAAACTATAATTATTATTACTTTAATTAGCGAGAACCAGAACTCAGCTTCTCCAAATGACTGTGTAGAAAAGTAATTAAGTAATAATATTATGGTTAAGAAAATAGCACTCCATACAATTCCCGGAACAGATGGGAACCAAAATTTCATTATAATAGCAGAAGCAGACAACTCGACTGCTATTGTAATAGCCCACGTAAACCAATAATTCCAACCAAGAGCGAATCCAAGAGCTGGATCTACGAATCTAGAAGCATATGTACTAAATGATCCTGAATCGGGTAAGAATGTGGCCATCTCACCCAAGCTCATCATAAGTAAATAAACCATTATTCCAATTAAAGTAAAGGAAATTAAGGCTCCACCGGGTCCTGCCATTTGAATAGACGTACCACTAGAAATAAACAAACCTGTTCCGATTGATCCACCAATAGCAATCATAGTAAGATGTCTTGTTTCTAATGTTTTTTTTAATGTGTTTGTGGGATGTTCATTGGTTTTATGGATTGCATTGTCTGCACTCGAAGTTACAGTTGCTCTTTCAGAACTCATAATTTCCCCCGTATAGAGATAACATAAACCTTTAGAGATTAGATAAAAATAATATGAATCTCTTTAAAAAATTATTAAAACAGTCTAAATCAATACAGAACAAATCTGTATATATTGGAACACTCTGAATTTTACAGAGGCTACTAGAAGGCCGGAGGGAATAAAATTCTGCTCTCCGGCTCTAAAGATGTCCAGCTTATTTAAAACTTAAACTCCAACTAAATCCTTGCTGTTTTCATAAATTTCTCCCATAGTTTCATGAGAAATATTTTTAGCTAGATCTTCTTGGGAGGCGTAACTGAAAACTACAACCGTACGACGAGAATCATTCTTTAATGGTGTTACCCTATGCAATGTAGTACCAGCTTTCATAAAGTAACAGTGGTCTTGAGGGACATAGAGACTTTTAATTTCACGATTTTCTAAAACTTCCTTCAGTCCAGATTCTGGGTTTTCTTTATCCCAAACAGTGTCAGGTACATACTCAACTAGAGCACCTTCACCTTCATTAGGAGCTTCAATAACCCAAATTAAAGCGAATGTATAATCATCCCAATGCCATCCGTGTGTATCACCTGTTTTTTGCTGAT from Peribacillus simplex includes:
- the ahpC gene encoding alkyl hydroperoxide reductase subunit C, translated to MLLIGTEVKPFNATAYHNGDFIEVTEENLKGKWSVICFYPADFTFVCPTELEDLQNQYATLKDLGVEVYSVSTDTHFTHKAWHDSSETIGKIEYIMIGDPTRTISSNFNVLIESEGLAARGTFIIDPDGVIQSVEINADDIGRDASILVNKIKASQYVRNNPGEVCPAKWQEGAATLKPSLDLVGKI
- a CDS encoding amino acid permease, producing MSSERATVTSSADNAIHKTNEHPTNTLKKTLETRHLTMIAIGGSIGTGLFISSGTSIQMAGPGGALISFTLIGIMVYLLMMSLGEMATFLPDSGSFSTYASRFVDPALGFALGWNYWFTWAITIAVELSASAIIMKFWFPSVPGIVWSAIFLTIILLLNYFSTQSFGEAEFWFSLIKVIIIIVFLLIGLLTIIGIIGGEFIGFKNFTIDEAPFPSNGFSILSVFMIAGFSFQGTELIGVAAGESKDPKKNIPKAIKQVFWRILLFYICSIFVIGLLIPYTHPYLMNVNIENVSMSPFTIVFEKSGLVFAASVMNAVILTSILSAANSGMYASTRMLWSLAKEGKAPKSLMKLNKNGVPINALLVTSLVGMLAFLSSFFGEGKVFMWLLNSSGLSGFLAWIGIALSHYRFRKAYIVQGGHISNLPYKAKWFPFAPIVSIILCIIIIVGQEYESIMKMEISWADLFTTYISVILFVCIWFGYKIKYKTKIVDLKKCDFS